The genomic DNA GGCGGGCTGGTATGTCGTGGTGCAGGTGCTGGAGCTCGAATGGGCGCCCGACTGGCCGATCGTCCTCGCGACGCTCGCCGCCGGCGCAGCGGTTACGCTGGTCCTCGGCCTCCTCGGCACCCTCCCCGCGCTGGCGGCGAAACCGGCGCAAGCGCTGCGGACGCTTTGACGGCAGGAAGACCGTCACCCTGAACTTGTTTCAGGGTCCATCTGGGAGACTGACGCGTCGTCACCGGCATGGATGCTGAAACAAGTTCAGCATGACGGCGCTTGGGAAGCGTTCCGCCCAATCCCCGCTTCTCCTCCCCCCGCATCGCGCCTATATCGCCGCGATGCCCGTCTGGCTCGGCATCCTCCTCTTTCTCGGCACCATCCTCGTGATGGAAGGCGTCGCGTATGCGGCGCACCGCTGGATCATGCACGGGCCGGGCTGGTTCCTGCACAAGAGCCACCACGAGCCGCGCCACGGCAATTGGGAGCTCAACGATCTCTACGCGGTGATCTTCGCCATCCCCTCGATCCTGCTGCTGCTGTGGGGGATCGGGCTGGAGCAGGGCGCGGGCTACGCCTGGGTGGGGGCGGGGATCGCGGCCTATGGCGCCATCTATTTCGGCTTCCACGACGTCATCGTCCACAAGCGCGTCGGCCACCGCTACGTGCCGCGCTCCAATTACATGAAGCGCATCGTCCAGGCCCACCGCCTCCACCATGCGGTGGAAACGAAAGAGGGCACGGTCAGCTTCGGCTTCCTCTGGGCGCCCCGGCCGGAAGATCTGAAAGCCGAACTCGCCCGCCGCGGCCGCAAAGGCGTCCGCGCGCCGACCGAGCCGTCGCGGGGCGCCACGCGCCGCGACAATCCGGATGCCGCTGGATTGCTTCGCTCTGCTCGCAATGACGAATTGATCTAATCGCGGTCGCCGCTCTGTCGGCTTCTGAAAAATGACGCGATCGCCGCCAGAGCGAATGCCCCCAGTCCAATCACGGCGATTGCCCTGAATGTCGGGCTCGGCTCGGCGCACGATTCGCCCACACATTCGGAGAACTGGACGATCATCGCCATCATGATGAGGATTGCCGCTGCCATCAGGCTGAGGCAGCCATAGGCGCGGGTGCGATCGGGCCGGTAGCCGCTCATCCCGCGATCTTCCTTCACGGCGTCATCGGACGCGTCCACAGCCCTTCGCGGTCCGCCGCTTTGGGTTCGCGCCGGGCTTCCTGCAGCGCCTGGGCTGCGAGCGCGACCTTTTTCGGCCTCGGGATGACGACGCGATAGTCCCAGGCGTGGGCGCCGCGCTTCGCCACTTCGCGGGCGATCTCGCCGTAAATGTTCGCCGCTGCCAGCACCGCCCATCGCGAGCGGAAGGGGAGGCGGGCTGCGCCGACCCGCGCGGACGCCTCATACTCCGCTGCCAGCGCCGCCAGACGCCGCGCGATCACGCCCATCCGCTCGCGGTACATCGGCTTCATATGCTGGCCGGGCGAGACGTCCATCTCGACCATCCACTCGACGGGCAGATAGTTGCGCCCCACCGCATCGTCCTCGCTCATGTCGCGGGCGATATTGGCGAGCTGGAAGGCGATGCCGAGGTCGCTCGCGCGGTTGAGCGTGTCGCGGTCTTCGGGGTCGACGCCCATCACCACAGCCATCATGCAGCCGACCGCGCCCGCGACATGATAGCAATATTGGAGGAGGTCGGCCTCGCTCCGCGGCCGCCAGTCGCGCGCGTCCATCGCGAAGCCCTCGAGATGATCGTCGATCATCCATTGCGGAATGCGGCATTCGGCCGCGACCGCGCCCAATGCGTCGAACGCCGTCTCGCCCGTCCATTCGCCCGCCAGCGCGCGCGCCGTCTGCACGCGCAGCCACGAGAGGCGCTGCTGCGCGCCGTCGGTGCGCACAGCGTCATGCCCCAGCACCTGCCCGTCGGCGACGTCGTCGCACGCGCGGCACCAGGCATAGAGCAGCCACGCCCGCTCGCGCGTCGCCCGGTCGAACAGGCGCGAGGAGAGATGGAAGCTCTTCGATCCCTTCCGGATCGTCTCGCCCGCCGCGGAGACGAGGGCGGCGCGATCGGCTCTCATACCTTCCCTCCCGCCCGCGGGAGGGGATCGAGGGGAGGGGCTGTCAGAGCTTGGCGCGGAACTGTCAGGAACGCGCCACACGCCCTCCCCCA from Allosphingosinicella indica includes the following:
- a CDS encoding sterol desaturase family protein is translated as MPVWLGILLFLGTILVMEGVAYAAHRWIMHGPGWFLHKSHHEPRHGNWELNDLYAVIFAIPSILLLLWGIGLEQGAGYAWVGAGIAAYGAIYFGFHDVIVHKRVGHRYVPRSNYMKRIVQAHRLHHAVETKEGTVSFGFLWAPRPEDLKAELARRGRKGVRAPTEPSRGATRRDNPDAAGLLRSARNDELI
- a CDS encoding phytoene/squalene synthase family protein, producing the protein MRADRAALVSAAGETIRKGSKSFHLSSRLFDRATRERAWLLYAWCRACDDVADGQVLGHDAVRTDGAQQRLSWLRVQTARALAGEWTGETAFDALGAVAAECRIPQWMIDDHLEGFAMDARDWRPRSEADLLQYCYHVAGAVGCMMAVVMGVDPEDRDTLNRASDLGIAFQLANIARDMSEDDAVGRNYLPVEWMVEMDVSPGQHMKPMYRERMGVIARRLAALAAEYEASARVGAARLPFRSRWAVLAAANIYGEIAREVAKRGAHAWDYRVVIPRPKKVALAAQALQEARREPKAADREGLWTRPMTP